CTTTGTCATTTCACACTCGGATATGTGGCCTATATGTTTTTTCACTTCATAAACTAGAACGACCACATAAAGCCATGACGCTATGAAAACGTCGAAGCTTCTCTTTATGGCTAACCTATGTCTTATTCAGTCATCCCTTCTGGTTCAAACAAGAATTTCTTGTCGACCGAATTGAGTTCAAGTTAAGAATATTTGTTTTATAATCGTACGATGTTCTGGTTCAAAAGCAGCGGTGAATTTCATCGACCAATACGATGCAAAGTTGGATTTATAGTGAGCTGTTCGCATTTTAATATAGTTATTATGACCATAGTATGCGTAAGTCCTGCATGTTGGCGCTTAAAAAACTAGTCTATACTAATTTATCACATATGAATATGCAGATTAATAGTTCTTTGGTATGATTAATAATTTCAACAATCGCAGGACAAAATCATCACATAGCAGAATGCATATATACGCAGTCGAATGTCTGCCAAACAAAGAAAACAGAATCGGGCGAGCGGAAAGAAGGCTCCCTGTGAGATAAATCGGCAGAACTTTTAGCACTAAAACGAATGCCTGCTTGCGCTTATAGGATTTTCTGTCCGGCGTCAATTATTTCAATAAAAAACACTCATCTTTAGCATGCTTGCAGTTTAGAAGAGTTCGAAAAAATCGACGGTCAGGTACGCCGGCACCGCAGGTAATTCCTTTATCTTAAGGATTTTCGATATTACGGCCATGAGCAATAATGATGCGGCAGCCATACAACCAAGACTTATTGCAGGTATGTGAACTTCTTGTTTGACGATTTTATCGACGAGTTGAGCCTCCACATATTGGGGAATTTGTGGACAGAACTTATCGGCAGGCACGACGAAATCCTTTATTTCAGTTTCACTGGCATTTATCGGCAGACCGATATACTCGTGAAAAGTGACGCCATCGGGTTCAAAAACGAAGACTGTGGCACCATATCCCAGAGCTTGGCCAGCCAACACAGTCTTCCCTGCATCTCGTGCAGCACTATGTAAATCAACCGAGTATTGCAACAGATTATACTCTATAGCGTTTATCGCTATATCGACATCGACAAAAGACATGACGTTGTTCTTGGTCACGCCTTCAGACCATGTCTCAATATTTAGCTGCGGGTTAATTTTCAAGAGTTCTACTTCGAAGATCTCCGCTTTATTCTTACCGTATGTTTCAATATTACTTAAGGCTTGCCGGTTTGAATTGCTAGGCTCAAAATGGTCAGGGTCGCTTATGTGCAACGTGCCGATTCCTAACCTTGCAAGCCTCTCAGCAGTTATGCCGCCGACACCGCCGAGACCCGCTATTGCGACGCTCGAGTTTTTCAACTTCATCTGCTGTTCGGCTGTGAACATGCCGATATTTCTGCGAAATAATTCATTGCCCCAATCCATAATTACTCCAATCGTTTACTAGGGGAATCCACTCCATCGAAAATCATAAAGCTTTTGTGTGTAGGCGGTTTCTTGAGTCGAATGTTCTTGTTGTCACCATCAATGCACTCTATGACTTATACTAACATGCCGATTGACCGTTCAATAATAATACAGTAGCTTTCTTAGTGAAAACTGTAGTTAAATATGGGAAATAATTCGCTCCAAGCCGAACAGGATACCACTGTAAACCGACACCCACACCGCCACAAAGAGTACGCTGCTTAGTGTTGCAACAAGATAGTTAAACGGCCGCTTGTAGCCGAGCGCATGTATAAGAAAGGCTGTCGGCAACGCGCCTAAGATGACTGCAGACGTCAGGATGCCTGTTGTTTTGCTAATTCGAATCACCTTTTGCACCGGCATACTAAGACGCTCCTGCCTATATAGCACTGTTTCCCGAAGTCTTTCGACAAAACGAAACTTTGTCTTAGTGTCGAGCGTAAAGATAATCGTATTCGCGAGCAGCGTAATTGTTGCAGCCAGTATTATAAATGACCAAAAGGGGTCTAGCAGTATCACTGAGGCTATAATCAACGCTTCTCCGTGAATAAATCCCAGTATAGCTAGCCCTAAAGTCCCAATGCTCGCGGTTACCGTACTATTTTTAAAACTTTTAATCTCTTGCTTGCCTGCCTATCCTAAATCACACTAAAACTACTTCCAATGCAATGCGGCTTGCGTGATCAGAAAATCGCTTTCCGCATATCGGGCTATCCTATTTCAACATAGAATGCGGCTTGTCTGTGCAACCCAGAGTTATTGGCTTATCCATGGTCTTCCTTAGCCTCACCGAGCCTGACATAGACGCAACGGCATTAAGGTCGACATTATAAGCTTAGAATTTTTGAGTCTATTTTAGGTGCATCTGCGAGTATCGCCATCGG
This window of the Actinomycetota bacterium genome carries:
- a CDS encoding ThiF family adenylyltransferase, which codes for MDWGNELFRRNIGMFTAEQQMKLKNSSVAIAGLGGVGGITAERLARLGIGTLHISDPDHFEPSNSNRQALSNIETYGKNKAEIFEVELLKINPQLNIETWSEGVTKNNVMSFVDVDIAINAIEYNLLQYSVDLHSAARDAGKTVLAGQALGYGATVFVFEPDGVTFHEYIGLPINASETEIKDFVVPADKFCPQIPQYVEAQLVDKIVKQEVHIPAISLGCMAAASLLLMAVISKILKIKELPAVPAYLTVDFFELF